The DNA window TTTCCTGCAACGCAGTTGCGATTGGGCTTCCGCCTGCGTgagagagtgtgtgtgtgcgtgtatgTATTGGCcgatcgattttattttgcatattCAAGGACAAGCGAAGTCCTGCGGGAAAGTGCGACCGGAATCGGTGTCCGAAATCGGGATCCGATAAGGAAGCGAGAACCGGGGCGGAGCCGGAAGCTGGAACGGGCCCCGGGGTCCCATGAGTCAGTCATCGCCAATCCCCGGGACACTATCAGCTCCGCAATCTGTGTACATGCATTTGTTGCTCGAGCTACACCCCGCATCTCTGCCAGCCGCACCCCTCCCTCCGAACCATCCCCCTCGCCCACCCACTGTGTCAACTCCGGAGAGGACAAACAATGGCCCCTTGCAGTCGGATGACAAATGCGGGTGCAGCGATACCAAGAAAGAACGGCCTGGACCACTGAtccgactatcagataccctcAACGAGGTGttcttaaaagtattatttgaGATATGTTTGATAGATGTGATGTGATAACGGCAAAAGAACAGTGTAGTCCAGCGgttcgactatcagataccctcCAACAGTTCTTATTAATAATCCGATTCCActtaaacttatttaacgtaATCCTGTCAAGATCAAAAGTCTATTATGAACCTGATAATAGAAACAATATAATCGGGTGTCCTAAAAATAGTTACTAGGTGTCAAAATTAAGCAGTAGTTAAAATTCAATAAGACTTTAGGATTCACTCGATTGGATGAAAATCTACTACCAAAGCAAAATAAGTTTTCTAAttagaaatataatttgaaGGTATTTCTGAAGGGGAGTACTCATGATTGAAACAAATGATACCACATTTGGAGGTCTAATAGTTTCCAAGACCTGAGTGATGTAagcaaatttttaaagtaccTGATCTGTTCTTCCTACCTATGTACCTAAGCGACTATCTTATACACCCCTCTTTCCCTACGAACAAGGGGTATAGAGCCAGGCAATCGGAATTCTGTGTCAATGTGCTCCCGTCCTCCTGCAAGAGagtttttgtgtgtgagaTGATGGTGGGGTGGAGGAGCGGAACTTTTTGGGTATGCAGAAGATGTGTGTGTTTTATATTATCATAttaagcaacaaaaaaaaaaaacatctgCGTTGGCGGATCGATCGTTAAAGAAGTTATTTATTGCCTAGGGTATTCCCCCTTTTCGCTCCGCACAGCAAAGATAAGGGCCCCCGAGATTTGCTCTTGTGCGGTCGCTTATTTAGTATAgtatctatattatatataccCAAGATCttaatgtgtttatttttgtacattCCCCACTTCCAGAGTATCCACAAATTGATTTATATGAATTCCTCACTGAGTCCGAACTGCAGCAGTACTACAATGCCGTCAAGTGAGTGACCCAAAAAGCGGAAGCAGCTCCCCCAGCCGAACTAACCTCTGTACTTTTGTTTGCTCCCCCGCAGAAACGAATTGAAAATAACGAACGCGGCCCAGTTCAAGTATGCGGCGGACGAGGATTTGCGTTTCATCGGGCTCTCGCGCCCGGAAATCCGGAGGCTGCGCAAGTTCTACGAGAAGCACTTCCCCCACAGCTACCTCAGTAAGATCAAGCGTCTGCTGCAGGCGCCCGGCACGATGGTGAAGCGGGAGGAGGCGTCCGGCGGCGCAGGTCAAGTGGCGCTCGATGGCAGTGGCGCCCCCGCCTGCTCGACGCTAGCCGCCAAGAACGGAGCCACCTCACCGGGCAAGGTGCCCAACAACAAGCACATCATTCCGGCGGACTCCATTAGCGTAAACAAGCAGTTGGGCACCGGCGAGTTTGGTATCGTCCAGCAGGGCGTCTGGTCCAATGGCAGCGAGAGGGTGAGCCGGGCTCAGCTTTTACCAggtcaaatatatttattatccATCTTCTTCAGATCCAAGTGGCCATCAAATGCCTGTGCCGGGAGCGCATGCAGTCGAATCCCATGGAGTTTCTCAAGGAAGCGGCCATTATGCATTCCATCGAGCACGAGAACATCGTGCGGCTCTACGGAGTCGTCCTGGCCACGGACTCGCTTATGCTGGTCACTGAGCTGGCCCATCTGCGCTCGCTTCTGGAGTGTCTAAAGGATTCCGGGCTGCGAGTCAGTTTCCTTACCATCCCCACGCTCTGTGAGTTTGCCCTGCAGATCTGCAATGGAATGCGATACCTGGAACAGAAGCGCCTCATCCACAGAGACCTGGCGGCACGGAACATCTTAGTGTTCAGCAAGGACAAGGTCAAGATCTCCGACTTCGGACTGTCGCGGGCACTGGGCGTGGGCAAGGACTACTACAAGACAAACTTCAACGTGAATTTAAAGCTGCCGATCGCGTGGTGTGCGCCCGAGTGCATCAACTATCTACGCTTCACCAACGCCTCCGATGTGTGGGCCTTTGGGGTCTGCCTATGGGAAATGTTCTCTTATGGCTTCCAGCCCTGGGCGGCGCTTACCGGCCTGCAGATCCTGGAGGCCATCGACGCACCCAACTACCAGCGACTGGAACAGCCCGACTGCTGTCCCAGCGAGTATTATACACTGATGATGAAGTGCTGGCAGGACGATGCTGCCAAGCGACCGCGCTTCGGTGAGATTTATGACCAACTGCCCGATATGAAGCCAGAGCAGCTGAAGGCCGTGGTGAATTGCACAGAGCCCAAGAAGGACCATCTTCTTTATCGCCAGGGCGACATTATAAGCGTTCTTGACCGCAACACGGGCACGCCCTTCTGGAAGGGAGTACTCAGCACTGGCAAGACGGGCTACTTCAACCCCTCCAACACTGTGGCCTTTCTCGAAGGTCTGCCCAGCTCCAGCCGCGACTCTTTCAGCCGGGTGAGCGACCATAGGATCAGCAAGCGCAAGCTGCGCACCGAGATGATTTCGAAACCGCAAAACGACTTTAAGCACACCGGTCACGTGGGTATTGACGGAGCAaccttcggcgatatcgcttTCCTGGGAAGTTCGCAGAATGTGAGTTACTGGTTGCTGTTCCATGTTGTTAACTAATCTGTGATGTCTATTTCAGTACAATCACGTGCCCAAGCAAATTGTGACTCCCTACAAACCATCGGAGGACATAGAGCAGACGCCCCTTTTACTGCCGCCCACACCCACCAGTCCCGACTCGCTGCAGACCGCCAGTGGTTATTTCCCCGAGGGTTCCAGCAGCGGAGGAGCCATGGGAACCTCCATGAATCCCACATTCATTCCATCCGCCGAGCACACACCCAAGCTGATAGCCACAAACGGCCAGAGCTCGTTCGACTTTGCCACCGGGTCCACCAATCCGTTCTTCCTCAACAGAGGGGATGATGAGCTGGAGTTTGGTTTGCAGAACAACAACTACGGTTTGGATGGCAAGAGTATCCATTCGGGAGAGGCCGGTTGGCGGCCTAGTTCTCGGAGTGTTGTAGATGATCCTCACGAGTACCACGAGATATCAGATGATGAGATGGCTGCCGACAAGCTGGACTTCGGGCCATCGTTGATGGACGAGATTAACTCAATGTTTGGATCGATAAGTGGGGCTTCTAGTAGCCACCCCAAGTCGCCGGGATTTGATCATGTGAATAGTAAGAACGAATTTGCGGAAATGTCTGTTAAACTGGGCCAAAAGAGTGGCGACACCAATGGCAATAAGCATGGCCATAGTCTGCTGCCTACGCTCTCAAAAAAGAAATCGTCGGGCACTGTGAAGCCTATTTCTGTGAAGGACGAGAAGATTCTCAACCATGCAATCGAGATAGCCAACGAGATTAGTGCCAGGTGAGATGGTAGTCTGAAGTATCTGTAAAGTATGTGCTAATTTAAATCGCTTTCTCTGTAGATCGATGATTGATTTGGTTTCTGATCAGACCCCTGCCATCCACAGTCCCAAGCGCAAGTTTAGCTTCAGGTTTCCGCACTTGAGTAATAATGGGGACAAGGCCAGTGGCCTAGGAGGAGCCAGCGGTTCCGCCCACACTCCCACACACGGAAACGCATCGCCCTTTTCTAAGAAGAAGAACTTCACCGAGGAGCTGCAAAGCATTCCGGATATACAGGTGAGCAAATATAGCGGTCAGATTAGTTTAATTTCCCAGTAAGCGCTACTCCATCGATCCCCTGTTCTGCAATAGATTCTAATCCTCAAGTTTTGTCTACACTCTCTGCTCTTTCTCCTTCACCAACATCGTTGCCCATTCATTTCCCCTTTTGCGTTTGCATTTggcattttgttttggttgttttCTCGTTTTGCTCCTACATCGATCTCTGAGCAGCGTTTCCGCTCGCTAAGCGAGATCAAGAACAGCACCGATCTGCGTGTGCCCATCTTCGACAAGGAAAGCTCCGACTTTCTCTTTCAAAAGTCTCGCGAGATTCTCAGCAGGCCGTTGAATCTGGAGCGGGAGCGGGCGGAGGATCAGGCGCCGAAGAGCATCGACGACAACATCATGGACATTGAGAACACACTAAAAGCGCTCAACCTGGACTTCATGCACACTTACACAGAGCTGGACAAGAGCGACTCCAACGACACGATCCTAAACGACCAACTGCCGGCCTGTCTGGACGATGGCATCAGCAGTGCCACAGGCAGCCTCAAGTCGGCGGTCTACAGCTACAGCAACGGGGTGCAGACCATGTTCGACTTCAATGCTGCCACCAGCCATCTGGACAAGCACCTGCAGTACATGCACAACCAGGCGCAGCTGAGCGCCGCTGCTCCGGTTGATCCCAAGCCCATGGAGGACAAGCGCTCGAGCACTCCGGACACGGGATTCGCCTCGCGGGATACCAACATCTCGCTGTCGCGCCGCAGCAGCCAAAAGTCCAGCTACAGTCCACAGGAAAGCTTCCATTTTCCGCTCAAGGGCGAGGCCCTGTTCAGCGCTCCACCAGTGGTTATGTCAGGAGGCTATGCCAGCCTCAAGGATGAGCTCGGCTATGAGCGCTTCGGAAATGGCGCCACCAAGCAGATGCTGGCCAGTGCCTCGCCCATTAAGTCAGGAGCAGCGCTAAATGCCAGCAGTGGTTCCGTTTATATGGGTTCCAAGGGCTATCGCCAACGCTCGACATCTTTCAACGAGAGCTTTCATCCCATTTCACCGGTCCTCTCCGAGCCGCCGCAGCGGGAGAGAGGTGTGATTCAGCGGCAGGTGAGGATGGAGCAACAGCCGCCCTTGCCACGTCGCTCCGCTTCGTATAAGCCCCGTTCCATCCGAGCACGCACTTTAAGACGGTTGAGCTACAATCCCATGACCCTGGATTCGAGTTCCTCTAGCGGCGAGGAGCCCACTAAGCCCAGTCTGGCCCGCTCCGAGTGCGACATCCGGGCCAGAGTGACGGCCAGCTCAAATTCCTCGTTGGGCAGACGCCGGCGGGCGGGAATGAACCGCCAGGTGCAGTCCGCCTGTCACGACGAACGTGAAGCCATCATCTCTCCTCGCCAGATCTACGGCTCTAATTCGAGCATCAAGTCTGCACCACACTACAACATTGGTGGGCAGCGGCGTAGCTTCCACAGAGGTGGAGCCGGCGTGATGGGCGGTGGCTATGAGCAGTTCCAGTACGACGAGCGCATTTACGATTTCGGAGGACGTGGTCCTGGCAACAACTACAATATGGCCCACGCGAGCTACCTCAGCTCGAGTCAAAAACCCAGTTATCATATAAACGGAACCGAATTGCCTGGATCTGGATCGGGGTCCTCCTCGGCAGCCTCGTCGGCAGTGCAGGCCACTTACAGGGCAGGAGCTGGTGCCCCTATACAGCGACCCATGAGCGGTGGAGCTGCTCTGCACGAATTCGACATTAGCCGGCTCACGGGAAAGAGTCCCACTTCCACAAACTTTGTGGGAAGTTCGCCGGAGGAACTAAAGCAGCGCCAGCTTTCGATGGGCTCCCTGCTAGCCCCTAGCAACAAGGTGGTGAAGCCCCAAAGACCCACTGAGTTTCACTGGCCGGAGAAGATCCACGCATCGGCGGTGAAGCAGAATGAGATGCACTGGAGGCagatgcaacagcagcagcagcagcagcagctgtccACAGCAACGATAATTGGTGCGGCGAGTGGAGGAGCGGCAGTGGCAGCCAGGAGGTCCAGTGACAGCTCCTCCTCATCCAGCACCGAGAGCGGTGATGAGTTCCAGTTCCGCCGCGAGTTCGTGGCGCCCCGAATTCCGCCCAGCCCGGCTCCATAACTAAGGAAAATGCTGAAATACGTTCTCAATTTACTGTTCGGCAATGTGATGTCCGATTAGAGGCGATGGATAGATGCGAATTGGATCCGGAAAGTCGTGGTCACGAATAGAGGAGGCTCCTCGTGGAGCTGGGCGATGTGGTGTTTGTGCTActgtctgtgtgtgtttgaGGAAGGGAGCGTAGAGTGTTGGCGTCGAAAAGTAAATTGAAGAAGTATTTACAGCAAAtagattatatatattttttggatttgcattttttgaaGCGAGATGAGAGTGTGCCTTATAGGAAAACACCGAAGACCTCTCAGAACAGATAATAATGATGTGCAGATCAGCTGCACACCTTCCAAACATTCTATCATCGCAAGGTTCATCTTCATCAACAGCTAAACTCCACTTAAACACAAATAATAGCGGTTTCCCTTTTCAAGTTGGATCAAATGTGGCGAAATACAGGATCTATAATGTTTTGGAATTGACCTTGACCCTGATTTCGCCATATTTAATCCATGTCGAAATCGGTAATACATCTAAAGTTTTCTAAAAGTACTCTATTCAGTAGCCTAAAGTCAATATACAAAACTTTTCTTCAACTTTTCACTACAAGAAAcacaaataacaaatataatgGCTTCCAAACGGATTGAAAATGttcaagaatttttaaaaagcaaaacCCAACAAGAGCTTGGTTGTCGGAAACAGTATTCGAGGCACAAGACAAACACAAACACTCACACTTATTGAGGGGACTCCAACTAGACAGGGTATTACCTATTACCACCCCGGTAATTGTAAGTCACACACAGCCATAGAAAGACAACCAGACAAACAGTCACCCACACAGAACTGTTGACAATCCTCAGAACTTGTCCACATCAGAAGACATTCGTCGGAGCAAGACTCCCGAACGGATCATGTGCCATATCCTGACGCTTGCATTTTTTACGAAACCAAAGCTAAAGCGAAACCAAAAGCAAAACCGAAACAAGTTTAACGATACCGAAACCAAGAGAAGCATTTAAGCTCACTTTAACTAGAGTGTCGAACCCTAAAGTATCTTTAAGATTGGCGATTGAAGTGTCAAGTATTGGCCCACTAACCAAAacgaaagcaaaagcaaaagcaaaactaaaaattaactCTAATCAATCGAATTGCCGACGGCTGCAAAGTGCCGAACGTTTTTGATAACCTCACTAAGCATATATTATATGGATTATACTTACTAAAAGATTTTCGCATTCTATGCATTTATGGATAAACTCAAATTGAAAGTATGATATACAGATTATATATACACCTACCTAAATCTAAATCAACCTAATTATATGTTTACAAGTAAAGTGGCGTATGCGGTAATGATAGCATTACGGAACATGATATTCTAAACTATGCGTTCGAAGCGTTTCAACCCAGAGAACCTAAAACTaaatgaaaaccaaaatataCTCGAGTATTATACAAGAAACCCCagaaaactaaactaaaactaaacaTTTAACTAAGCAAcaagtatttaaaaactaaaaaaggaAGAGTTTGAATTCTAAGAACCAAACAAGTTAATTGGTaatcaaaaaaagaaaatgttgtgCATATTTAAAGGGATTCAATAAAGAAAAACTAATTCTGAATTTCACATCTGTCGTTGGCTTTTAAGATCGGTTTCGAAAACCTCAGTTCCTTGCACCGCTTTAGTTGTTATGATTTTTGTATCCCAACATTATCATTTTGTACAATTTCATTTCCATTCATTTTATTCCTACCCCGCCCCCGCAGTCGCTGATCGGCAAGGAGGGACTGGAGGCCTACAACAGCCTGATCGAGCGCAAGGCCCTTCTGGACATCGGGCCCAGTCCGGCATCCACTCTGCTCCGCCACCTGGACACCGACGAGTTCGACCTGCAGAGTCTTCACCAGTCGCAGCGGCCGATGACGCTGCCCACTCGAGGAGCAGCCCAGCGGGTGCGCAAGGCCGAGCTGGCCGCCGGTTTAAGTCGCCCAAACGACCCAAACTCCAACTCGCTAGAGACCTGTGAGAGTCCCAGCTACATGACCCACGGCAGCTACAAGTTCCCCGAGGCGCAGCAGACGGAGCCCGAGCCGGAGTCACCGAATCCCATTCCCCTGCCGCCGCGCGAGGGCAAGAAGCAGGTGAAGACCAGCACCAAGCGCCATGTGCGAAAGTACCCGCTGATCATCCCGGCCAACGGACTGCAGCGCACCCTCAGCAAGCTGACGGACTTTGGCGACGAGGCGGGGAAAACTCCGGAGGTCTCCTCCTCTGTCCAACAGCAGCGAGGACGAGCGATCGAGGTGGTGGCCGCTGTGCGGCCGAACAGCATGCGACGTCCATCACGACCCACCAACGATCGAGAGTACGAGAACATGCCGGCAGAGGGCAGTGAGTCGGCTCACACCTACCAGAACCTGGATAAGTTGGCTCCAGCGGATGCTGCCGGTCTTACAGACACGGCTTCGCTGCAGTTCGAGTCCATCTTGGAAGCAGACTCCAGTAAGGAGGGCATCCTGCAGTCGCCGGACGTGACCGATGGCTTCTACAACTTTTCCATTCAGAAGGAGCACTACAACAAGGGCAAGGATGCGGAGTTCGAGGCCACCCAGATCTCCGGCCTGTATGTGAACGATGACGAACTCCGCAATCTGGACATCGAGAGCAGCCGGAAGACGGCCACTCCGGGCAGCAGTTGCACCGCCTTGGAGTCGGAGGCCAGCCAACCAGATGGACAGCCCCCCGCAGAGGCAGCTCCGGAGGTGAGTCGTCGCTTCTCCAGTGCCGACAATGAGCTGGCTGGAAATGCTCTGTTTAAGAAGGTTCGAGCCTCCGTCAATATGGCCATGAATAATCGCAACTCCTTAGCCGAAACGAGTTCGAGCAGTAGTCATGCTGGAGGGGCTTCTGCCAAACCGCAAACCGAGGCTGAATACTTTGCAGCCACTGCGGCTCGACTGGCAGACTCCAATTCGGTGAGCTGCGAGGATCTGCTGGAGTTCtccgacaagaagcccaagggtTGCGAAAGGGGCGTGGACTCGGATGAAGTGCGCATCATGGTGAAAGTTCTCGGCAAGGATGTAAGATACTTTGTGCTGATATAGcatgaaattatatttatctGATTTCTTATTCCGCAGAGTACGCCCGTTCGCTGCTTGGGAGCCCTGGAGTTCATCAATTGGGACGTTCACAAGTCCATCAAGCTCATCAAGCTGCAGAACCTGGTCAGCGAAGCCAATCTCAGTCTGGAAGCCTCGTTCGAGGCGCTGCAGCAGCACGAATGGGATTTGCACACCACGGCCCACAAACTGAATGGCcttaaactttaaatactCCTCTAAGGCCACCTACTCTTCGATCGCCCTAATCTGTTTTAAACGACCGCCGTTGCCTTAACCTCATAACTATCGTTTCTAATTCGTAAGCTAAGCATTGGATAGACTTAAGTAACTAACGTAATCACTGCGCGCCATTGGCTTCCTTCATTCGGATCGATCGAATCTCAGCATGTACTTATTCACGCATGTTTGGTCTGCCTGCAAGTTACCAGCATCAAAATACACATTTATACACCACTTATAcagatattttcaataaattataaacaatttataaaccTTATTTTGTAACTAATTAtttgaagttttttttatgGCTAAAGTACCTATTATCGACTTGTTAACggactttgataaaatttattttcgaaCGAGAGTCTGTTTGCTACTGGAAGCAAAGCAATTAAAACGTAAAATTATTGACTTGGATatgtattaaattatttaacgatttatttaaacttgaaACTACTACAAAATTTACACATATTGTACACAAAGAAACGGCAACACAACTTAACTCTAACGAACGAACACAGAATACACAACGGGTAATGGTCAGGGTGAAGGTGAGTACAGTCGGACGCTATTTTCGCCTGCCGCCGCGCTTGCCGTCCATGCTCATGGTGAGGGCCACGGCCCGCGTCACGCGCTTCGGCGTGGACACTTGCAGCTGGCCGCCGCTGAGGTTCATCTCGAGGGACATCCTCTTGCGGGTCATGCACATGGAATTGATCCGCTGGGCCCGCGCCTCGTTTCGCGTGGTCACCTTTGGGGTGCTGGAACTGGGGCGGGAACGGATTAGGGAAAGCGCCTTATTGATTGGCTTCTTGGACTTTGTAGTCCTGGACTCTGGTGCATTTGGAGTTTCGGGTTCAGATTCAGAACTTGACTCTATTTCGGAGTTCGATTGAACAACAACTGCGGGAGGCACTTGGTTCTCCTTGACCGACGACGTGCTGTCTGTGGGACTATTTGTGTTCTTGGCCATCTGCTGTCGCCGGGAGCTCCTGTTGTCCAGGCACGGTTGCTTCCGCAGCGGTGAATCGCGGGGCGGAGAGGGAGCGGCTGAATCGGTGGCGCGCAGGGAGCGGGAGTTGGGATCTGACGGAGTTCGTCTCAGCACTCTTTTCCGGCCGTTTCTTAGGGGCGTCTCCAGATGCAGGACCTTTCGCTGATGATAATCAAAAACAAacgaaacaaaaatgtaaaaatcaaatgaaagCTGTCCCCTTTGCCAAGTAAGATTATCAAGTGTCTTATACAGGATCTACCCGGATGCACAACCAAACAGGACGGGCATCACTTATTCTAGGAAGCTTAAAGGAAACTACAATTTGGGTTtagttttgaaaacatttgtTGATTGTTAATGCCGATTGCAAGTTTGATCTTAAACTAAACAGCGAGTAGATGGTGAGCGAGTCCTGTGGCAGTGCCTAGAGCTGCATGCGCAAGCGCCTGATACTTACTTTGCTAACTGGGTTGGGTGTGGACTGGGAGACGGACACGCTGGCGGCTTTTCTGTTGCGCAGCGAGCGAACGCGTAGGTGGCTGGCATCCGGTGCACTTTTCGGACTGGGTGAGGCGGCTGTGGGAGATGCTTCGATAACCTCCGACTCGTTTGACTTAAAGAGAGAGACCCATAGTTAAAGCGGCTTTTGAGTTGGAGAAAATCTTATTCTTACCCTGTCTGCTACAGTGGGACTCTCGGAAATCTCCTCATCGGACGATTCCTCATCACTGGTCACCCTTTTTTCCGGTGTCTTCGACGACCTGGCCATCGCCATTTCGAGGCGACGTCTTATCTGCGGCTGCCGTAAATTCCGCTTGGATGTCTCTGCAGCCTCCGTTTCAGTTCGTTCCTCCTGTTCGGGCGTCTGTGGGCCCAACAAGCTTTCGGCATCCGAATGGCTGATGGCCATGGAGCGGCGCAGGTTACGTATTCCGACAATATTATCTTTGCCATAAGTGGTTACAATGGGCTCGGGCGTTGGTGCTGCTGGTTCGACTGGTTTTGGAGTTGCAGCTTCGGCCGGCTTTGGAGTTGCAGCAGATTCTTGTACCGACGCTTCGCTCTGATGGGTTTCTGAAGCAGCGTTTTGAGACACCTCATGTGTCGTATCTTCGGCAACTGGATCGGCTGACTGTGCTGCCACTGCTGTCTGCAGCTTCGCAGTGGTCTCCGTGGCTGTGTCACACTCCTCATCGGTTTCTCCTTCACCGATATTTTGACGAGGGGGTGGACTGAAGCTGCCGTTCACCAAAAGCTTGAAGTTCTCAATGTTTTTGATCATGCGGGAATCCAAGTCGCTCtacgaaattaaaaaaaaatcaaataagcACAAGAGTTTAATTGTCGAATCCCGAAATGTACTCACAGCTATCAGCTTGTCAGCCAGTTCGAGCATTTCAGTCTTAATCTCCGGCCCGTTAAAAACGTTCACTGTTAAAGCCGTAAGCTCCTTGGCTAGCAGACGGCACATCTCCTTGCGTTCTGTGAAGTAGTTCTGAATGTATTGCAGAAAACTAATGGCCATTTTGTTGTGGATATTCGTTTGGGGCGTGCTGATATCTTGCACTGTCATTTCGAGGAAGAACTTGGTTAGGTTTTCGGGCTGGACGCCGTTAAGCGGCGAGTCAAAGCTGCAGTTCATGATGGTCCAAACGGTGGGAAGGAAGCACGGCTGCAAGAGATTCTGCTTGTTGAGGCGTCTCAGTTCTTCAAAGAACATTCCCAGCACTTGGCTGATAATGGGTTCGGTGTTTGGGTTAAAGTAACGCTTCAGCAGCTGCTCCATCACATCCGTTCGATCGTCAAGATGACCGCGAAGCACCAAGCGGCACAGACCGCGAACGATGGCCAAGCCAACGCCTTTGTTCTGCACCCGCTCCACGTAGTGTCCCATTACCATGATGATATCGCTGTTCTGCTCGTTGTTCTGAGACTGGCTGCCGTCGTCGTCATCGTAGAGGTCCTGCATGGTGTACAGCTGTCGTCGCTTCGTCTTCGGCATTTGCCCTCCGCCGGTCTGGTTAAGATCATTGAAGTAGTCCACGCCGTAGCGATCCAGCAGCTCCAACATGCAGTTGGCCGCCGTCTCGCACAGTCGCACAATGTTGTTATTGCAGAACTGGTCGACCACCACCTCGAAGACCTCCTTGCAGTATGCCTCGTAAAACATGCTGAAGGTGGTGCCGCATTTGATGGCCCATTCGAAGATATCTACCTCGGCGCAGGGAAGGTAACGACATATGAAGTCCTTGTACAGCTGGCAAAGACTCGGCGTTAGCTTGTCGACATGCGGCGAGGCGGTCATGTAGTAGCAGATGTACAGGCCCTTCAGCACACGCTCCTGCTTAGAGAGCTTTGGGCGGGCGGGCATCTCTAGCACGCCGCT is part of the Drosophila biarmipes strain raj3 chromosome 2R, RU_DBia_V1.1, whole genome shotgun sequence genome and encodes:
- the LOC108030014 gene encoding condensin complex subunit 3, with product MARPKGKVAEKAKPKATGGRKPRVATKKSSKGGEKENEDQGVAANTSSTTASSSAEVMYSIMRQTELKESMHKRYVKEMQQLYTKMGHEHFQQAFINVLKAVLEAEEGNENATMALNFCATFVTTPTEEHTEPMLGDTFRWLLTTYSSNPHIRYRICYFVNLILKELGPNAALDDNQCDDILDGMLDRVKDVSASVRKQAVLAMQRLQNPDNPNDPVVCAYQYHLTADPSPNVRQCIITCMGRNYITIPHILQRLWDVDEKVRRHTYVNMCNYPVRSYKVAQRLTLLEQGLNDTSATVRKTVVNYMLKAWIESYQHNYIALTAALKLDSNEEELLRFRRVAKQMLRVIFDQTDHRKLIEQLPLIDDCELHRCIPHESLTVELLLYWQCLSEYLEAEAPETDPVLPELSVFCNYMDKFCQFQKPDMDKFAQVEFQNMLLSLVEILESYDLGDEIGRGNMRLLISNLLKDCLLDHKIVCVLVRCMEQLITDMNDRIQFFIEIVYELCELNTKQNELIHDRSLINKLLDDLDTPLKMKISSLKVKILEMEEQEDNYVRQKEYIRAQSVNDEKMVVTEEYTDLIRPLLERSGVLEMPARPKLSKQERVLKGLYICYYMTASPHVDKLTPSLCQLYKDFICRYLPCAEVDIFEWAIKCGTTFSMFYEAYCKEVFEVVVDQFCNNNIVRLCETAANCMLELLDRYGVDYFNDLNQTGGGQMPKTKRRQLYTMQDLYDDDDGSQSQNNEQNSDIIMVMGHYVERVQNKGVGLAIVRGLCRLVLRGHLDDRTDVMEQLLKRYFNPNTEPIISQVLGMFFEELRRLNKQNLLQPCFLPTVWTIMNCSFDSPLNGVQPENLTKFFLEMTVQDISTPQTNIHNKMAISFLQYIQNYFTERKEMCRLLAKELTALTVNVFNGPEIKTEMLELADKLIASDLDSRMIKNIENFKLLVNGSFSPPPRQNIGEGETDEECDTATETTAKLQTAVAAQSADPVAEDTTHEVSQNAASETHQSEASVQESAATPKPAEAATPKPVEPAAPTPEPIVTTYGKDNIVGIRNLRRSMAISHSDAESLLGPQTPEQEERTETEAAETSKRNLRQPQIRRRLEMAMARSSKTPEKRVTSDEESSDEEISESPTVADRSNESEVIEASPTAASPSPKSAPDASHLRVRSLRNRKAASVSVSQSTPNPVSKRKVLHLETPLRNGRKRVLRRTPSDPNSRSLRATDSAAPSPPRDSPLRKQPCLDNRSSRRQQMAKNTNSPTDSTSSVKENQVPPAVVVQSNSEIESSSESEPETPNAPESRTTKSKKPINKALSLIRSRPSSSTPKVTTRNEARAQRINSMCMTRKRMSLEMNLSGGQLQVSTPKRVTRAVALTMSMDGKRGGRRK